Proteins encoded within one genomic window of Xylophilus sp. GOD-11R:
- a CDS encoding LysR substrate-binding domain-containing protein: protein MTLTELKYIVAVAREKHFGKAAEACYVSQPTLSVAIRKLEDELEVKLFERSANEVAVTSLGEEIVRQAQSVLEQAAGIKEIAKRGKDPLAGALTLGIIYTIGPYLLPDLVRQSLSRTPQMPLMLQENFTVKLLEMLRTGEIDCAIVAEPFPDTGLATAALYDEPFYAAVPSTHPLSQRDSVSAEEIKGETMLLLGTGHCFRDHVLEVCPEFARFSSNTEGIRKSFEGSSLETIKHMVAAGMGVTLVPRLSVPKTAFVPKLKTRRMDDDAPHVKYIPFSGTPPSRRVSLAWRRSFTRYEAIAALRNAIYACELPGVTRLS from the coding sequence ATGACGCTCACCGAACTCAAATACATCGTCGCCGTCGCACGCGAAAAGCACTTCGGCAAGGCCGCGGAAGCCTGCTATGTGTCGCAGCCGACGTTGTCGGTCGCGATCCGCAAACTGGAAGACGAGCTGGAGGTGAAACTTTTCGAGCGCAGCGCCAACGAAGTCGCAGTCACCTCGCTCGGTGAGGAAATCGTGCGCCAGGCGCAGAGCGTGCTGGAGCAGGCGGCGGGCATCAAGGAAATCGCCAAGCGCGGCAAGGACCCGCTGGCAGGCGCGCTGACGCTGGGCATCATCTACACCATCGGCCCCTACCTGCTGCCCGATCTGGTGCGCCAGTCGCTCAGCCGCACGCCGCAGATGCCGCTGATGCTGCAGGAGAACTTCACCGTCAAGCTGCTCGAAATGCTGCGAACCGGCGAGATCGACTGCGCGATCGTCGCCGAACCGTTCCCCGATACCGGCCTGGCCACCGCCGCGCTCTACGACGAGCCCTTTTATGCGGCGGTGCCGAGCACCCACCCGCTGTCGCAGCGCGACAGCGTGTCCGCCGAAGAGATCAAGGGCGAAACCATGCTGCTGCTGGGTACCGGCCATTGCTTCCGCGACCACGTGCTCGAGGTGTGCCCCGAGTTCGCCCGCTTCTCCAGCAATACCGAAGGCATCCGCAAGAGCTTCGAGGGATCGTCGCTGGAGACCATCAAGCACATGGTGGCCGCCGGCATGGGCGTGACCCTGGTGCCGCGCCTGTCGGTTCCCAAGACCGCCTTCGTGCCCAAGCTCAAGACACGCCGCATGGACGACGACGCACCGCACGTGAAGTACATCCCCTTCTCCGGCACGCCGCCGAGCCGCCGCGTGTCGCTGGCCTGGCGCCGCAGCTTCACCCGGTACGAAGCCATCGCAGCGCTGCGCAACGCGATCTACGCCTGCGAGCTGCCGGGAGTGACGCGGCTGTCCTGA